From a region of the Arachis ipaensis cultivar K30076 chromosome B09, Araip1.1, whole genome shotgun sequence genome:
- the LOC107619606 gene encoding cyclin-dependent kinase F-4-like isoform X4 → MEIYTMVYSDFGLAREISSQPPYTEYVSTRWYRAPEMLLQSYLYSSKVDMWAMGAIMAKLFSLRPLFPGARSSKAPDVSKLVFESKLPILSDEKLSLKLSEAKK, encoded by the exons ATGGAGATTTATACTATGGTCTATTCTGATTTTGGCCTAGCACGTGAGATCAGTTCACAACCACCCTACACTGAGTATGTCTCCACACGGTG GTATCGTGCTCCTGAAATGCTACTTCAATCTTATCTGTATAGCTCCAAAGTTG ACATGTGGGCAATGGGTGCTATAATGGCTAAACTGTTCTCTCTTCGTCCTCTTTTCCCTGGTGCCAG GTCATCAAAGGCACCTGATGTATCAAAGCTAGTTTTCGAAAGCAAATTGCCTATTCTAAGTGATGAAAAACTATCATTGAAG
- the LOC107619606 gene encoding cyclin-dependent kinase F-4-like isoform X3: MEIYTMVYSDFGLAREISSQPPYTEYVSTRWYRAPEMLLQSYLYSSKVDMWAMGAIMAKLFSLRPLFPGARSSKAPDVSKLVFESKLPILSDEKLSLKVLLSEAKK; encoded by the exons ATGGAGATTTATACTATGGTCTATTCTGATTTTGGCCTAGCACGTGAGATCAGTTCACAACCACCCTACACTGAGTATGTCTCCACACGGTG GTATCGTGCTCCTGAAATGCTACTTCAATCTTATCTGTATAGCTCCAAAGTTG ACATGTGGGCAATGGGTGCTATAATGGCTAAACTGTTCTCTCTTCGTCCTCTTTTCCCTGGTGCCAG GTCATCAAAGGCACCTGATGTATCAAAGCTAGTTTTCGAAAGCAAATTGCCTATTCTAAGTGATGAAAAACTATCATTGAAGGTATTG